GTGGTCAGCGGCGGGCTGGTCAGCGATGCCCAGAAGACGTCGTCGTACCCGGCCACCGAGACGTCGCGCGGGACGCTGAGCCCCTGGGAGCGGACCCCCTCCAGCGCGCCGGCGGCCATCACGTCGGACCCGCAGAGGATCGCCGTCGCCCCGCGGTCCACGAGATCCCTGGCCGCCTCGTATCCCCCGGCGTAGGAGAAGTCGGTGAAGGAGACCGGCTGAGGCCGCTCGCCCCAGTCGGCCGTGACGGCCTCGAAGACCCGCAGCTTCTCGCGCACCGGCCAGGTGTGCTCATCGCCCACGGCCAACCCCACCTGCTGGTGCCCGAGCTCCTGCAGGTGGGTGAGCACGGCGCGCACCGCGTGCTCCTCGTCGCTGGAGAGGAAGGCGGCGTCGAGCTCCTCCCGGACCCCGTTGATGAGCACCAGCGGTGTCCCGCCGGCGATGATCTCGCGATAGTGGTCGACCGGCCCGCGGTGCTGGGCATGGTGCCCGGAGACGACGATGATCGCGTCGACCCCGCAGTGCAAGAACCTCTGCAAGAATTCTCGCTCCCGTTCCACGGTGCGGGCCCGAATGGCCACCAGGGCGGTGGCGCCGCGCTCGAAGAGCTCGGCCTCGATGCGCTCGGCCCAGGCCGCGAAGACCTGGTTGTCCAGGTCCGGGACGAGCACGCCGACCAGCGGCCCCGAACCGCTCGCCCCCGGGCCCAGATCCCGTCCCAGACGACGTGCCACATCCAGCACGGCCTGGCGGGTCGCCTCGTTCACCCCGGCCTTGCCGTTGAGCACCCGCGAGACCGTCGCCTCGCTGACCCCGGCGGCCCGGGCGATGTCGATGAGTCGTGCCATGCCCTCCCCCTCCCGGACCGCGCGCGTCGTCGCCCGTGGCCGAATCGATACCTGCAAGTTCTTGCGCATTCTTGCACAGGGAGGGGTCCTCGTTCTAGTGTGGGGGCATCGAGCGCCGCCACGAGAGGCGGCAGCTCCACGATTCAAAGGAGAAGACGTGCAGATTCGTCGAAAGAGCTTCCTCGCCCTCAGCGGCCTCGCCGCCGGCACCACCCTGCTCG
The window above is part of the Brachybacterium vulturis genome. Proteins encoded here:
- a CDS encoding LacI family DNA-binding transcriptional regulator, producing the protein MARLIDIARAAGVSEATVSRVLNGKAGVNEATRQAVLDVARRLGRDLGPGASGSGPLVGVLVPDLDNQVFAAWAERIEAELFERGATALVAIRARTVEREREFLQRFLHCGVDAIIVVSGHHAQHRGPVDHYREIIAGGTPLVLINGVREELDAAFLSSDEEHAVRAVLTHLQELGHQQVGLAVGDEHTWPVREKLRVFEAVTADWGERPQPVSFTDFSYAGGYEAARDLVDRGATAILCGSDVMAAGALEGVRSQGLSVPRDVSVAGYDDVFWASLTSPPLTTVRQAVGSIARAAVRTALGGGEDSRRPARTEVVVRPQLIVRGSTAAAPEEAASMVW